From the genome of Bacteroidales bacterium:
TAATAAAAAAGTAATATTTTTAGAAGAATAAACTCTACACCCACCGTCATACCGAGCCTGTCGAGGTATAACCATACGCAAAACAAAATGGGCAATGGGGTCATTCTTCGACAAGCTCAGAATGACGAGAGAAAGGTTGGACTCGACCAAAAAAGAAGTTTTGCAAAGGTCTCGATATTGAAAAACTCGACGATGAAACTAAAAATAAATTATTCTTCCTGATTGATAACGTAATTCAGAACTTTAAAAACAAACAGGCTTTCGCTAAATAAAGAATTAGGTGCACTTATTTGACTAATACATTTTACTTAAAGCCAATCCAAAAAATGATATTGTTGCTATCAAATAAATAACTATAAAAATTCCTTTCATCTGCCTTTTACTATTTTCTTCATTATCCCATTTTTGTTGATACTTCTTTAATTTCTTACGATTAAAAAAAAATATCCAGTTTAGTAGCATAAGAGGAACAGCCAAATAAATCCATGAATATGGTGTCATCTTTATTGAAAACAAAAAATATATAAGGGCTATAATATTAAAGCCCTGAAAAAGAGTAACTAACCCGCTTGCAAAAATGTCAGGTCTTTGTGTTTCCAAACCTGTTTTTACATAAATGCTACTTATTCTATAAAAAATATAATCAAATAGACACATAAATCGACAGGCTACTTAGTTGGCATTAGATTAATACTATGAAAACCCATTCCAAATTCGCTAAAACCAGATGTGGCTTGATTAACATACGGTGCTTGCAATTTAATAAGAGGCTTTGCGCCAAAGTACAAGCCAGATACAGCCGCACCTGGTAAACCTGCAAAACCAACAAGGCCCATTCCAAAATCAAAACCAGTTTCAAGTTTTACAGCAGGGTCATCCGACATCATAAATTGTGCAGCAGATACTCCAGTTCCCAAAATTGAAAATCCTGTACCTGCATACTTAAAACCAGGCCAACTTAAAACTTTCATCCCAGTTAAAAACCTAGATTTTTGCGCTGCGACTAATGTAGATGGTACTGATTTATTGCCATAGAAATTCATGCTCCATTCATAAGGATTCCCTTTATAATTTGCAAAAAATTTACCATCATTTAATAAGTTTGAACCATATTTATTTAATGACATTGCACTGCTTGTTCCTATTGATCCTGCACTTAAAGCATAACCTATATTATTCATGGTGTTGGAATATAAAAATGGGGTAGTATTTTTATTTGCAGAAATTGAAATTTCAGGTAAAGACATCGAAAGGTTACCTTTTGCGTCACCAGAAACTCCCCATCCGTTAGACATTGTGCCAGAAAATGTTTGACCAACATAAGAACCTTTTATTCCAGCAGAATTTAAATCTGCTTGGCTATTAATATTCGCGTCATAGGTAGTTGTACCGTTTTCATCATTATACCAACCATCTAAAGCCCCCGTTGGATCAATCCTTCCAATCGGGTTATTTTGGCAATAAGAGTATGGTGATACCCAACTTCTTTCACTTGCCATCGGGTCAACGCTCAGCCAAAAGCTCAAATCGCTGTCGTAGTAGCGGGCACCAAAGTAATCGTAGCCGGTTTCTTCGTCACGCTCTTTGCCGGTAAACTTGTAGCGGGCATCGTAGCCGTTTAAGCTCTGCGATACAAACAGCTCGCCGTAGGGGAGGTACTGCTCTTTTTCGAGATTTATACTTCTTTTAGTGATAATGAAATGCAAGTTACAAAATTTATTTTTCAACATCAGAGTAATTTATATTTACATGAATTATTACTCTACCAAAATATTCGTATTCCCTGCCTTTATCATCTATAACCAAAGGATGTATTTCTACTCTGAATTGTTTAGGTTTACTTATGGACGAAGATTTATTAATATAATAATTTATTTTAATAAAGTTTCTGTGTTCATTTCCTAAACAATTGCCTTTTTCCCAATAGCCTGGTGGTTCAAAATTATGTATTATAACGCCAACATCACTTATAACTAATTTTTTTACGTATTCAATTTTTTTTAAATCAAATAATTGGATTTTATCTATTATTATATTATCGTAATACACTGCTTTTCTATCTTTAAACTCTCTTGCAAAAAACATATTAATTGTGTCTATTTTAAATTCAACACATATATCATTATTCAACCAAGCTGTATCGTTAACAGTTAATTCACTTTGTCCATTAATTGTTGGATATACATATAATTTTGGTTGATATAAAGGTTGTACATATGATTCTTTACTAATTATTAAAATTACTATTATTAGAAAAAATTTTTTTAAAATCATAAATACATTTTTTAATAACTTGTTCGCAAATATGAAGGAATTTTCCAAAGATAATTACGGTCATTTTCGTTTAAACCATGAGAACCTATTCTTCCTTTAATGCCAGACCTCATTAAGGATGAATTTCCGTTATTTCTAATTCTATTATAAATATTTTCAGTTTGTATGATTTGTAAATCTGTTGCATGTTGAAAATCTTTATTACTATTTGAATATTTGAAGAAATCTCCGCTTAGTCCCTTAACTAATCCTTCTCCCAATACTTCATGAACAAAACGTTGGGTTCTTGTAGAATTAACTATTTCATTATTTATTGTTGAATATTGTGTATTATCACTTCCAATGTATGCGATTGCGTATGAACTATTAATAACTTTAAGGTTTGAATATGTCTCGTTAAAGTTTACTTCAATAGTAAAACCAGGAGCAGCAACTCCTTCATATCCAGCATTAAATACCTTTAATAATCCATTGGCTATTGCTATTTGGTCATTTGTAAATCCGTTCTTTCTATTGTTAATAAACTTATTATACTCATAAGTATTTATTTTTTCATAGGTATTATCAGCACCAAGCTTAAAAAAACTCATAAATGCATCTCGTATATCTTTATTCTTAAACTTACCCATAGAATTTTCAATTTCAGCTTGGGTTTCATCTTCATTACCAGGAGTAGGTTTCAATTTCCTCCCATCGGGGTCGACCAGAATTACCGGGTTCCACGCTGTATAGTTGTACGGGCTAAGGTTGGGATACTTATCGCTCATCGGGTCAACACTTAGCCAAAAGCTCAAATCGCTGTCGTAGTAACGGGCACCAAAGTAATCGTAGCCGGTTTCTTCGTCACGCTCTTTGCCGGTAAACTTGTAGCGGGCATCGTAGCCGTTTAAGCTCTGCGATACAAACAGCTCGCCATAGGGGAAATAAAGCAAATGCTGCTCTAAATTGCCATTGGTATTGGTTATAAAGCTGCTGCTGCCTAAGTGGTCGGGGTGGTAATCAAATTTCATGCAATAAAATTACAAATTTATTTTTTACAAACAACACGTCTTCGCTATCATTGATGCTTTTATCGTCAAAACAAAATTAAAAAGATTTTCGATTTATAAAACTTTTCGGAGCTTCTCTTATTAACAGCATTGCATAAAATAGATTTTTTTTAATTATATAAAAAAGAGTAAAATAATTATTGCTATAATGATGATAGCTGTAATTATTCCAATGATATAGTTTTCAATTTCGTAAGAACCGCCCCAAGTTGCATCGAAGTTGCCTTCTGTTTCGTCCTTTAGACTGGTTTTACAACCTTTTAATAACCAGCGGATAAAACCGCCTAACCATGCTGTTAATGCTGTTGACATATCAATATTATTTATCTAATTCTTTTTGAGTATTTGTAATTATTGTACCTATTTTTAAACCCATATTAAAATCTTTTAAAGCTTGCTGATTAACTTTATTTGACTTAAAAAGTTGACTTGCCCTTTGTTGCCATGTTGTACCAGTAGGTAAACCATTTGTTGTAGTAATTCTTGGTGTTCGTTTTATAAATTGATTAAATCCTTGCAAGCCTTTCTTTGTTGTATTTACTACTTCACCTGTCTTTGTTAAACCAAATGATAATAAGCCAGGCACAACATCTATGAATGCGTCCGTTTTTTCTTTTGAATTTAAAGGAGTACCGCCTATTGTTTTTCCGATAAGTAGAGAATACGGTGAGTTTGCCATGCTATAGACAATATTAGAAGCTATTTTTGCAGTTGCTTCGACTTTTGTTTCTGATGGAGCATTAAGCCACATTTCAAAAGTTGTTAAATTGTCTGTCTCTGTAATTTGTACCTGATTTGTTGTAGTAGGCATATTGTCTAACATTCCTGATTTAGCCATTTCAAAAATGGTTTTGTTATCAGATACCTTTGTCCAAAGCCTGTCGTCTTTCATTATTATATTACTATGTTCGCTGTCAAACCATTGATAATTGCCAAACAAATCTCTATAGCCATCATCCCAAGCTCCGTCAGGGTCAGTTTTTCCAACAGGGTTCCACGAACAATAATTGTAAGGCGACAAATCGGTATGAGCTCCAAACAATGGTTCGGATGAAATCCACGTGCTCCCGTCACTGTCGTAGTAGCGAAAACCAAAGTAATCGTAGCCGGTTTCTACATCACGCTCTTTGCCGGTAAACTTGTAGCGGGCATCGTAGCCGTTTAAGCTCTGCGA
Proteins encoded in this window:
- a CDS encoding RHS repeat-associated core domain-containing protein; this translates as MLKNKFCNLHFIITKRSINLEKEQYLPYGELFVSQSLNGYDARYKFTGKERDEETGYDYFGARYYDSDLSFWLSVDPMASERSWVSPYSYCQNNPIGRIDPTGALDGWYNDENGTTTYDANINSQADLNSAGIKGSYVGQTFSGTMSNGWGVSGDAKGNLSMSLPEISISANKNTTPFLYSNTMNNIGYALSAGSIGTSSAMSLNKYGSNLLNDGKFFANYKGNPYEWSMNFYGNKSVPSTLVAAQKSRFLTGMKVLSWPGFKYAGTGFSILGTGVSAAQFMMSDDPAVKLETGFDFGMGLVGFAGLPGAAVSGLYFGAKPLIKLQAPYVNQATSGFSEFGMGFHSINLMPTK
- a CDS encoding RHS repeat-associated core domain-containing protein, encoding MKFDYHPDHLGSSSFITNTNGNLEQHLLYFPYGELFVSQSLNGYDARYKFTGKERDEETGYDYFGARYYDSDLSFWLSVDPMSDKYPNLSPYNYTAWNPVILVDPDGRKLKPTPGNEDETQAEIENSMGKFKNKDIRDAFMSFFKLGADNTYEKINTYEYNKFINNRKNGFTNDQIAIANGLLKVFNAGYEGVAAPGFTIEVNFNETYSNLKVINSSYAIAYIGSDNTQYSTINNEIVNSTRTQRFVHEVLGEGLVKGLSGDFFKYSNSNKDFQHATDLQIIQTENIYNRIRNNGNSSLMRSGIKGRIGSHGLNENDRNYLWKIPSYLRTSY
- a CDS encoding RHS repeat-associated core domain-containing protein, whose amino-acid sequence is MQYLPYGELFVSQSLNGYDARYKFTGKERDVETGYDYFGFRYYDSDGSTWISSEPLFGAHTDLSPYNYCSWNPVGKTDPDGAWDDGYRDLFGNYQWFDSEHSNIIMKDDRLWTKVSDNKTIFEMAKSGMLDNMPTTTNQVQITETDNLTTFEMWLNAPSETKVEATAKIASNIVYSMANSPYSLLIGKTIGGTPLNSKEKTDAFIDVVPGLLSFGLTKTGEVVNTTKKGLQGFNQFIKRTPRITTTNGLPTGTTWQQRASQLFKSNKVNQQALKDFNMGLKIGTIITNTQKELDK